One window of the Clupea harengus chromosome 20, Ch_v2.0.2, whole genome shotgun sequence genome contains the following:
- the acsl4a gene encoding long-chain-fatty-acid--CoA ligase 4 → MGVKMDLQTVLLLPVHLLVWLYSLLTFLPWYFITGAQEKNVLAKRNKAKSTSGQPEGPYRSIDRFDSLAQMDFAGKDTLDKLFNHAAERYGPNHCLGTRQVLCEENEPQPSGKVFKKLILGDYKWITYEEMDVIVSHFGSGLAALGQQPKSTIAIFCETRAEWMITAQSCFRRNFPLVTFYGTLGEEAVAYGLNECGVTHVVTSVELLETKLKNVLPQIPNLKHIIYVENKTVSTAGYPEGIQLHSMEAVQKLGAKPEHLNLEIVKPKPADLAVIMYTSGSTGRPKGVMIVHSNLIAGMTGQCERIPGLGPKDTYIAYLPLAHVLEMTAEISCVTYGCRIGYSSPQTLSDQSTKIKRGSKGDSSVLKPTLMAAVPEIMDRINKNVMCKVQEMSFVQRTLFRLAYNYKLDQIKKGYDAPLCNALFKKVRGLLGGNVRMMLSGGAPLSSATQRFMNICFCCPVGQGYGLTETCGAGTITEVADYSTGRVGAPLICCEIKLRDWAEGGYTRKDHPNPRGEILIGGPNVTMGYYRKDGSLNDDFYVDESGQRWFCTGDVGEVHSDGCLQIVDRKKDLVKLQAGEYVSLGKVESALKNCALIDNICAYANSDQNYVISFVVPNQKKLTTMADQKGIKGTWEEICQHPVMEMEVLREIKVVATSSKLQRFEIPVKVGLSPEPWTPETGLVTDAFKLKRKELKNHYLHDIERMYGGK, encoded by the exons ATGGGTGTGAAGATGGACCTCCAGACGGTGCTGCTCCTGCCCGTGCACCTGCTGGTGTGGCTCTACTCCCTCCTCACCTTCCTGCCATGGTACTTCATCACCGGGGCCCAGGAGAAGAATGTTCTGGCCAAACGCAACAAGGCCAAGTCCACCTCGGGCCAGCCGGAGGGGCCCTACCGCTCAATCGACCGCTTCGACAGCCTAGCCCAGATGGACTTTGCCGGGAAGGACACGCTGGACAAGCTGTTCAACCACGCCGCGGAGCGCTACGGCCCCAACCACTGCCTCGGCACTCGGCAAGTGCTCTGCGAGGAGAATGAGCCCCAGCCTAGTGGCAAGGTTTTTAAAAAG CTCATTCTGGGAGATTACAAATGGATCACCTACGAGGAAATGGACGTCATAGTGAGTCACTTTGGCAGTGGCTTGGCCGCTTTGGGCCAGCAACCCAAGAGCACCATCGCCATTTTTTGCGAGACTCGGGCGGAATGGATGATCACGGCCCAGTCATGCTTCAGACGCAATTTCCCCC TGGTGACCTTTTATGGCACCCTGGGAGAGGAAGCCGTGGCCTATGGCCTGAATGAGTGTGGGGTGACTCACGTGGTGACCAGCGTGGAGCTCCTGGAGACTAAACTAAAG AATGTGCTTCCTCAGATCCCTAACCTCAAGCACATCATATATGTGGAGAACAAGACGGTCAGCACGGCGGGCTACCCCGAGGGCATACAGCTTCACAGCATGGAGGCTGTGCAAAAGCTGGGAGCTAAGCCAGAACATC TGAACCTGGAGATAGTGAAACCCAAACCCGCAGACCTGGCAGTCATCATGTACACCAGCGGCTCCACCGGGAGACCCAAGGGGGTCATGATCGTCCACAGCAACCTCATCGCGGGCATGACCGGGCAGTGTGAGCGGATCCCTGGTCTAGG CCCGAAGGACACGTACATCGCCTACCTCCCCCTGGCTCATGTCCTGGAGATGACTGCAGAGATCTCGTGTGTCACTTATGGTTGTAGGATCGGCTACTCCTCCCCCCAGACCCTCTCCGACCAG TCAACGAAGATCAAGAGAGGCAGCAAAGGAGACTCCTCAGTCCTGAAGCCAACCCTCATGGCAGCTGTTCCG GAAATAATGGACCGCATCAACAAAAATGTGATGTGCAAAGTCCAAGAGATGAGCTTTGTACAGAGAACCCTCTTCAGGCTGGCCTACAACTACAAACTGGATCAAATCAAGAAGGGCTACGATGCTCCCCTATGTAACGC gCTGTTTAAGAAAGTGCGGGGCCTGCTGGGAGGGAACGTGCGCATGATGCTGTCAGGGGGAGCGCCTCTGTCCTCGGCCACCCAGCGCTTCATGAACATCTGCTTCTGCTGTCCCGTGGGCCAGGGCTATGGGCTCACCGAGACCTGTGGAGCAGGAACCATCACCGAGG TGGCTGACTACAGCACAGGCCGAGTGGGAGCCCCTCTTATCTGCTGTGAGATCAAACTGAGGGACTGGGCTGAGG GTGGTTACACCAGAAAAGACCATCCCAATCCACGTGGAGAGATCCTGATTGGAGGCCCTAATGTGACCATGGGCTACTACCGGAAAGATGGCAGCCTCAACGACGACTTCTATGTGGATGAGAGTGGCCAGCGGTGGTTTTGCACAGGAGATGTTGGAGAAGTTCATTCTGACGGCTGCTTACAGATTGTGG ACCGTAAGAAGGACCTTGTCAAATTGCAAGCTGGAGAGTATGTCTCATTGGGCAAGGTGGAGTCAGCCCTGAAGAACTGTGCTCTCATTGACAACATCTGTGCATACGCAAACAG TGATCAGAACTACGTCATCAGCTTTGTGGTGCCCAACCAGAAGAAGCTGACTACCATGGCAGATCAAAAAGGCATTAAAGGGACGTGGGAGGAGATCTGCCAACACCCTGTGATGGAGATGGAAGTTTTAAGAGAGATTAAAGTAGTGGCCACCTCAT CAAAACTCCAGCGCTTTGAAATCCCAGTGAAGGTTGGCCTAAGCCCAGAGCCTTGGACGCCTGAGACAGGCCTGGTCACCGACGCCTTcaagctgaaaagaaaagagctgAAGAACCACTATCTCCATGACATCGAGAGAATGTATGGGGGGAAGTAG